Within the Bacillus sp. FSL K6-3431 genome, the region GACAAATACAATCAATTGATGCACATGGCGATGAGTTTTTATATCAATCGATGGAAAAGTTTCGCAGAGACTGCAAACATATTATTCATGTTGGGGACGAGAAAATGCTAATTGGAAAATTAGATGAAAATGAACTTTTGCATGCATATTTTAATGAAAAACAAGTAAATGCGAAGTTAAAAGAGATTGTTTATTATGATTGACTATGGTCATAATCACAGTTACATTATAATAAAGTAGTGTGGGACTCGCGGAAAGAAGCTAGTCCTCATTTTTTATTTCATGTGCCAGATAAGATAATATTAGCCATTATAAATTGATCGTTTATGGGGGGGAATCTACTTGGATATCGATCTTAGATACAAAGGATTACATGATCCGATCCACATTAGCCATCGCAAGCGAGATACCAAAAATGCAATGCCTAAAAACCATATCCACGTTGATCATTATGAAGTGTATTATTTAATGGCTGGTAAACGAAAGTATTTTATTAAGGATAAAACTTATTATGTTAATCCTGGGTACCTTGTTTTTATCAATAAAGGCGTTCTTCATAGGACATTGCATATTGATGACTACGCACATGAGAGATTATTAATCAATTTTACGGACAAATATTTTGAGGGCGAAAAAAGAACGTTTCCTTCTCTTCTCCAATCTGTTTTTAATCAAACGCTTATCATTCAGCTTAATCGACATGAGCAGCAAGAGTTTGAACATATTTTATTTACGATGATTAAAGAAATTCAAAAAGTGGACGAAGGCTATGAACTATATTTGGAGGCATTGTTATCACAACTCCTCATTTCTTCAGTCCGTTATTTAAATCGGAATAGTGC harbors:
- a CDS encoding AraC family transcriptional regulator translates to MDIDLRYKGLHDPIHISHRKRDTKNAMPKNHIHVDHYEVYYLMAGKRKYFIKDKTYYVNPGYLVFINKGVLHRTLHIDDYAHERLLINFTDKYFEGEKRTFPSLLQSVFNQTLIIQLNRHEQQEFEHILFTMIKEIQKVDEGYELYLEALLSQLLISSVRYLNRNSARKQECTGSVYHKITDIIHYINKHYHSHDLSLDSVADQFFISPYYLSRVFKKTTGFTYSEYLNHVRILEAQRLLRESNMKVIEIAGKVGFNSLTHFGRVFKNNTRFAPSTYRKVHYL